In Dehalococcoidia bacterium, the DNA window ATCGTTGGAGTCTGCGACGTCGTCGCCGACAACTTTGCGACGGGGGTGATGGAGCGGTTCGGCCTGGGGTACGACCAGATTAGGAAAATACGCCCTGACGTGGTCATGCTCTCCGTATCGGGGTTTGGGCGCACCGGCCCGGACAAGAACTATGTTGCCTACGCGACCATCGCCACCGCGTTCGGTGGGCTGAATGGACTCACGGGCTATGAGGGCGGCGAGCCTCAGATAATCGGAGGCGCCTGGGGCGACTTGCTCGCGGCCAAAATGGGCACGCTCCTGACCCTCGCGGCGCTCGAACGGCGCTGGCGCACTGGCCGCGGGCAGTTCATTGATCTGTCCATGAGCCAGGTCATGGTCGGACTGACGCCCGAGGCGATACTGGATTTCACAATGAACGGGCGCAGTCGCGGGCCGCGCGGGAACAGGGACGACATCATGGCCCCGCACAACGCCTACCCATGCAAGGGGGCCGACGCGTGGGCCGTCATTGCAGTGAGCAATGACAAGGAATGGGCGGCCCTCTGCGGGGCCATCGGCAAGCCTGAGCTGAAGAAAGACCCGCGCTTCGCCGATCAGCGCCAGCGATGGCTGAATCAGGCGGAGATAGACCCCGTCATAGCGTCGTGGACAAGGGAGCGCACCAGTCAGCATGCCATGGAAACGCTGCAGAAGGCGGGAGTCCCCGCCGCGCGGTCGTCCAAGCTGGAGGAGATCGCGACCGATCCGCACCTCAAGGCGAGAGGTTACTTCCAGGAGCTGGCGGACTACCGGGCGGGCCGGGTGACGGCGCTGAGACTCCCCGGCACGACGGACACCAACTCAGTTCTTGCGCCCGCGCCCAACATAGGCGAGCATAACAAGTACATGTTTGAAGAGGTCCTCGGGCTGACCGCCGCGCATGTGGAATCGCTGAAAGAGAAGGGAATTACAGCCTCCGCTGTCTGAACGGTCCGCGACGAACGTCTCGCCGGTACGCGGCGCCGACGCCGGCTTCTCAGGCACATGCAAAGTCATTGAAGTCTTTGCAAAAGCCGCTCTGTTATGATGTGTCATTCCTCGTCCTTCCGGGGAAGGACGAGG includes these proteins:
- a CDS encoding CoA transferase, whose product is MPRLPLQGIRVADFSQVFAGPAATLWLAALGADVIKIENPAHPDNVRRANLGEDKKYHYSEDPRTAWFSPLNFGKKSCTLDLKSPEGQNIARDIVGVCDVVADNFATGVMERFGLGYDQIRKIRPDVVMLSVSGFGRTGPDKNYVAYATIATAFGGLNGLTGYEGGEPQIIGGAWGDLLAAKMGTLLTLAALERRWRTGRGQFIDLSMSQVMVGLTPEAILDFTMNGRSRGPRGNRDDIMAPHNAYPCKGADAWAVIAVSNDKEWAALCGAIGKPELKKDPRFADQRQRWLNQAEIDPVIASWTRERTSQHAMETLQKAGVPAARSSKLEEIATDPHLKARGYFQELADYRAGRVTALRLPGTTDTNSVLAPAPNIGEHNKYMFEEVLGLTAAHVESLKEKGITASAV